A genomic region of Planococcus kocurii contains the following coding sequences:
- a CDS encoding diguanylate cyclase produces MAPTNYKVLLSDRVEQDFSKWFKQKEIQEREVYRFLHTMKGTAGTIGLMELSDFCGTQLEHFSEDSIRLLPVDSLEEFMLTLKSFFVVEDFSPNVEVIVDLEEHALTKKSLVLVIDSDPEFASHIKESLEEQGVPVVIALDGKKGMEFFYTLQPQMILVDSNLPDADGFKLVTQIHDAAQSRSLPIAVVSEDNHVDNQVRAMEIGATDFLPKPLNMAIFVPYVMNRLRNQELILQETLFDELTGAGNRRYFNDVLVQMTNSSERTKNIFTLVLFDLDHFKKVNDSYGHPVGDDVLRTFGQLFLKMKRQSDYFFRYGGEEFALILPDTKALDAKVLVERIRIAFANMTFPNDTHETFHVTFSAGISQYRLKQDTLVSTADQALYQAKKNGRNQTMIYEMASEDLRRHLNIIIVDDDSLVRRLVSKQFSTWKPDDFDLYIKEFADGVSFIESEWYTPDENYMILLDGVMPKMDGLEVLNHVRSQYPNENIVISMLTSRTNESDIVLALKSGADDYIVKPFYAQEIVARVQRLTMRMFN; encoded by the coding sequence ATGGCACCAACAAATTATAAAGTTTTGCTTTCTGATAGAGTGGAGCAAGATTTTTCAAAATGGTTTAAGCAAAAAGAAATTCAAGAGCGCGAAGTTTATCGTTTTTTGCATACGATGAAAGGTACTGCAGGAACCATTGGACTTATGGAGCTATCTGACTTTTGTGGAACACAACTCGAGCATTTTTCAGAAGACAGCATCCGTTTACTGCCCGTTGATTCATTAGAAGAATTCATGTTGACCTTAAAAAGTTTTTTTGTAGTAGAGGACTTTTCTCCAAACGTAGAAGTAATTGTAGATTTAGAAGAACACGCGCTTACTAAAAAATCATTGGTGTTAGTTATTGATTCTGATCCAGAATTTGCATCGCACATAAAAGAATCATTGGAAGAACAAGGAGTTCCTGTCGTGATTGCACTTGATGGTAAAAAAGGAATGGAGTTCTTTTATACCCTTCAACCGCAAATGATCCTAGTTGACTCAAACTTACCAGACGCAGATGGCTTTAAGTTGGTCACTCAAATTCACGACGCTGCTCAAAGCCGTTCCCTTCCCATTGCCGTCGTCAGTGAGGACAATCACGTGGATAACCAAGTTCGAGCAATGGAAATAGGCGCAACAGATTTTCTTCCTAAGCCTTTGAATATGGCTATTTTTGTGCCTTATGTGATGAACCGGCTGCGTAATCAAGAACTGATCTTACAAGAAACACTTTTTGATGAGTTAACTGGAGCCGGAAATAGACGGTACTTTAATGATGTATTGGTACAAATGACGAATTCATCAGAAAGAACAAAAAACATCTTCACTCTTGTTTTATTTGATTTGGATCATTTTAAAAAAGTAAATGACAGTTACGGTCATCCTGTAGGCGATGACGTTTTGCGGACATTCGGTCAGCTTTTCCTAAAAATGAAAAGACAATCAGATTATTTCTTTAGATACGGCGGAGAAGAGTTTGCTTTGATTCTTCCAGATACAAAGGCACTAGATGCCAAAGTTTTAGTAGAACGAATTCGCATAGCCTTCGCGAATATGACTTTTCCAAATGACACACATGAAACATTTCATGTTACGTTTTCTGCTGGAATTAGTCAGTACCGACTAAAACAAGATACTTTAGTGAGTACGGCAGACCAAGCTTTGTATCAAGCTAAAAAGAATGGCCGAAATCAGACGATGATTTATGAAATGGCTAGTGAAGATTTAAGACGTCATCTCAATATCATCATTGTCGATGACGATTCGCTCGTACGTAGACTGGTTTCAAAACAATTCTCTACTTGGAAGCCAGATGATTTTGATCTCTATATAAAAGAATTTGCTGATGGTGTTAGTTTTATCGAGTCCGAATGGTACACACCGGATGAAAATTATATGATTTTACTTGATGGCGTCATGCCGAAAATGGATGGGTTAGAAGTATTAAATCATGTGCGGAGTCAGTACCCTAACGAAAACATTGTCATTTCTATGTTGACGTCACGTACAAATGAATCGGATATCGTTCTCGCTTTGAAGAGTGGTGCAGATGACTATATCGTTAAGCCATTTTATGCACAGGAAATTGTGGCACGTGTTCAACGCCTAACGATGAGGATGTTCAATTGA